A single window of Leclercia adecarboxylata DNA harbors:
- the wcaA gene encoding colanic acid biosynthesis glycosyltransferase WcaA has product MTPRPLISIYMPTWNRQQLAIRAIKSVLRQDYDHWELIIVDDCSSSWEQLQQFVTDLNDPRVVYTHNAINSGACAVRNQAILQANGQYLTGIDDDDEWTPNRLSTFLAHQHHLVTHAFLYANDYVCEGEVYSQPASLPLYPKSPYSRQLFYKRNIIGNQVFTWAWRFKECLFDTELKAAQDYDIFLRMVMEYGEPWKVDEATQILHINHGEMQITSSPKKFSGYFHFYRKHRDKFDRASRKYQLFTLYQIRNKRMNWRTLLTLISVRNGKRLADGLRGK; this is encoded by the coding sequence ATGACACCACGCCCTTTGATTTCTATTTATATGCCGACATGGAACCGTCAGCAGCTGGCGATCCGTGCGATAAAGTCGGTATTGCGCCAGGATTACGACCACTGGGAATTGATCATCGTTGACGACTGCTCCTCCTCCTGGGAACAGCTGCAGCAGTTTGTCACTGACCTCAACGATCCGCGCGTAGTCTATACCCACAACGCCATCAACTCTGGCGCCTGTGCGGTACGCAATCAGGCGATCCTACAGGCCAACGGCCAGTACCTGACCGGCATTGACGATGACGACGAGTGGACGCCGAACCGGCTCTCGACCTTCCTGGCGCATCAGCACCATCTGGTGACCCATGCGTTCCTCTATGCCAACGACTATGTCTGCGAAGGGGAGGTCTACTCCCAGCCCGCCAGCCTGCCGCTCTACCCGAAATCGCCATACTCGCGCCAGCTGTTCTACAAGCGCAACATCATCGGCAATCAGGTCTTTACCTGGGCATGGCGCTTTAAGGAGTGCCTGTTCGATACCGAACTGAAGGCCGCCCAGGACTACGACATCTTCCTGCGGATGGTGATGGAGTATGGCGAGCCCTGGAAGGTGGACGAGGCGACGCAGATCCTGCACATCAACCACGGGGAGATGCAGATCACCTCCTCGCCGAAAAAGTTCTCCGGCTACTTCCACTTCTACCGCAAGCACCGGGACAAGTTCGACCGCGCCAGCCGTAAGTATCAGCTGTTTACCCTGTATCAGATCCGCAACAAGCGCATGAACTGGCGCACGCTGCTGACGCTGATCTCGGTGCGTAACGGCAAGCGCCTGGCTGACGGACTGCGGGGGAAATAA
- the wcaE gene encoding colanic acid biosynthesis glycosyltransferase WcaE, producing MLLSVITVAFRNLDGVVKTWRSLRNLARDPSLSFEWIVVDGGSNDGTAEFLEKLNGEFNLRYVSEKDRGIYDAMNKGIDMAQGRYAIFLNSGDIFHDDVAQFVRQLNRVQGNAMVMGDALLDFGDGNKVRRAAKPGWYIYHSLPASHQAIFFPLSGLKTYPYDLQYRVSSDYALTARMYKAGYPFKRLPGLVSEFSMGGVSTSNNLELCQDAKKVQRQILRMPGVLAELSYLLRLKTTGKTKALYNKA from the coding sequence ATGTTACTCAGCGTTATTACTGTTGCCTTCCGTAACCTTGACGGCGTGGTAAAAACCTGGCGGTCGCTGCGCAATCTGGCCCGCGATCCCAGCCTCAGCTTTGAATGGATTGTGGTGGATGGCGGTTCGAACGACGGCACGGCGGAGTTTCTCGAAAAACTGAACGGGGAGTTCAACTTACGTTACGTCAGCGAGAAGGACCGCGGTATCTACGATGCGATGAATAAAGGCATCGATATGGCCCAGGGGCGCTACGCTATCTTCCTCAACTCCGGCGATATTTTTCATGACGACGTGGCGCAGTTTGTACGCCAGCTCAACCGGGTGCAGGGTAACGCCATGGTCATGGGCGACGCCTTACTCGATTTTGGCGACGGCAATAAAGTCCGCAGGGCAGCGAAGCCGGGCTGGTATATTTACCACAGCCTGCCGGCCAGCCATCAGGCGATTTTCTTTCCCCTGAGTGGATTAAAAACGTACCCCTACGATCTGCAGTATCGCGTCTCGTCAGATTACGCCCTGACCGCCAGAATGTATAAAGCCGGTTATCCGTTTAAACGACTGCCGGGCCTGGTCTCTGAATTTTCGATGGGCGGGGTGTCAACCTCGAATAATCTTGAATTATGCCAGGATGCAAAAAAAGTGCAGCGCCAGATATTGCGCATGCCGGGCGTGCTCGCGGAATTATCTTATTTATTACGTCTGAAAACGACGGGTAAAACTAAAGCCTTATATAACAAAGCCTGA
- the wcaB gene encoding colanic acid biosynthesis acetyltransferase WcaB gives MLEDCRANSWSLRPCCMVLAYRVAHFCSVWRKKNVLNNLWAAPVLVLYRIITECFFGYEIQAAATIGRRFTIHHGYAVVINKFVVAGDDFTIRHGVTLGNRGPDSLACPVIGNNVELGANVVMIGDITVGNNVTVGAGSVVLDSIPDNALVVGEKARVKVIK, from the coding sequence GTGCTGGAAGATTGTCGCGCAAACAGCTGGAGCCTGCGCCCCTGCTGCATGGTGCTGGCCTACCGGGTGGCACATTTCTGCTCCGTCTGGCGCAAAAAGAACGTCCTCAACAATCTGTGGGCGGCCCCGGTGCTGGTGCTCTACCGCATCATCACCGAGTGCTTCTTCGGCTACGAAATCCAGGCCGCGGCCACCATCGGACGGCGCTTTACCATTCACCACGGCTATGCCGTGGTGATCAATAAGTTCGTGGTCGCCGGGGATGATTTTACCATCCGTCACGGCGTAACCCTCGGCAACCGCGGCCCGGACAGCCTGGCCTGCCCGGTGATCGGCAATAACGTTGAGCTGGGCGCCAACGTGGTGATGATCGGCGATATCACCGTGGGCAATAACGTTACCGTGGGTGCGGGAAGCGTGGTGCTCGACAGCATCCCGGACAACGCGCTGGTGGTGGGTGAGAAGGCCCGGGTGAAGGTGATCAAATGA
- the wcaF gene encoding colanic acid biosynthesis acetyltransferase WcaF → MQELSGFSVPKGFRGAGGIKVQLWWAVQATLFAWSPQIMYRWRAFLLRLFGAKIGKNAVIRPSVKITYPWKLTLGDNAWVGDDAVLYTLGDISIGANSVVSQKCYLCTGSHDYMSQHFDINAQPITLGEKCWLATDVFVAPGVSIGDGTVVGARSSVFKSLPANKLCRGNPAVAIRERVETK, encoded by the coding sequence ATGCAGGAATTAAGTGGCTTCTCTGTGCCAAAAGGTTTTCGTGGCGCAGGCGGTATTAAGGTGCAGTTATGGTGGGCGGTGCAGGCAACGTTATTTGCCTGGTCACCACAAATAATGTACCGCTGGCGCGCCTTTTTATTACGCCTGTTTGGCGCAAAAATCGGAAAAAACGCAGTGATTCGACCGTCGGTAAAAATTACCTACCCGTGGAAATTAACCTTAGGGGATAACGCCTGGGTGGGCGACGACGCGGTGTTATATACGCTGGGTGATATTTCGATTGGTGCCAATTCGGTGGTATCGCAGAAGTGTTATCTCTGTACCGGCAGTCACGATTATATGAGTCAACATTTTGATATTAATGCGCAGCCCATCACCCTGGGTGAGAAATGCTGGCTGGCGACCGACGTTTTTGTCGCGCCCGGCGTTTCCATCGGCGATGGCACCGTTGTGGGTGCGCGCAGCAGTGTTTTTAAATCGCTACCGGCAAATAAGCTTTGCCGTGGCAATCCCGCAGTGGCGATACGCGAACGCGTTGAAACTAAATAA
- the gmd gene encoding GDP-mannose 4,6-dehydratase: MSKVALITGVTGQDGSYLAELLLEKGYEVHGIKRRASSFNTERVDHIYQDPHAANPKFHLHYGDLTDSSNLTRILQEVQPDEVYNLGAMSHVAVSFESPEYTADVDAMGTLRLLEAIRFLGLEKKTRFYQASTSELYGLVQEIPQKETTPFYPRSPYAVAKMYAYWITVNYRESYGIYACNGILFNHESPRRGETFVTRKITRAIANIAQGLESCLHLGNMDSLRDWGHAKDYVKMQWMMLQQEKPEDFVIATGVQYSVRQFVEMAAAQLGIKLRFEGTGVEEKGIVVSVTGHDAPGVKPGDVIVQVDPRYFRPAEVETLLGDPSKAHEKLGWKPEITLQEMVSEMVAHDLEAAKKHSLLKSHGYEVAIALES, from the coding sequence ATGTCTAAAGTCGCTCTCATCACCGGCGTTACCGGACAGGATGGTTCTTATCTGGCGGAACTCCTGCTGGAAAAAGGCTACGAAGTGCACGGAATCAAACGTCGTGCCTCCTCGTTTAACACCGAGCGCGTGGATCATATCTACCAGGATCCGCATGCAGCAAACCCGAAATTCCACCTGCACTACGGTGACCTGACCGACAGCTCCAACCTGACCCGTATTTTGCAGGAAGTGCAGCCGGATGAGGTCTACAACCTGGGCGCGATGAGCCACGTAGCGGTCTCCTTCGAATCCCCGGAATACACCGCCGACGTGGATGCGATGGGTACCCTGCGTCTGCTGGAAGCCATTCGCTTCCTTGGTCTGGAGAAGAAAACCCGTTTCTACCAGGCGTCCACCTCCGAGCTGTATGGCCTGGTGCAGGAGATCCCGCAAAAAGAGACGACCCCGTTCTACCCGCGCTCGCCGTATGCTGTGGCTAAAATGTACGCCTACTGGATCACCGTGAACTACCGTGAGTCCTACGGCATCTACGCCTGTAACGGCATTCTGTTCAACCACGAATCCCCGCGCCGCGGCGAAACCTTCGTCACCCGTAAGATCACCCGCGCTATCGCCAACATTGCCCAGGGTCTGGAATCCTGCCTGCACCTCGGCAACATGGACTCCCTGCGTGACTGGGGCCATGCCAAAGACTACGTGAAAATGCAGTGGATGATGCTGCAGCAGGAAAAACCAGAAGACTTCGTTATCGCCACCGGCGTGCAGTACTCCGTACGTCAGTTCGTTGAGATGGCGGCAGCCCAGCTGGGTATCAAACTGCGCTTTGAAGGCACCGGCGTGGAAGAGAAAGGTATCGTCGTTTCCGTCACCGGCCATGACGCACCGGGCGTGAAGCCGGGCGATGTGATTGTCCAGGTTGACCCGCGCTACTTCCGTCCTGCTGAAGTGGAAACCCTGCTCGGCGACCCAAGCAAAGCGCATGAAAAACTGGGCTGGAAGCCGGAAATCACCCTCCAGGAGATGGTGTCAGAGATGGTGGCCCACGATCTTGAAGCGGCGAAGAAACACTCCCTGCTCAAGTCCCATGGCTACGAGGTTGCCATCGCGCTGGAGTCCTGA
- the wcaD gene encoding colanic acid polymerase WcaD, which yields MSRSIRICSYLLLPLIYLLVNVKIAQLGESFPITIVTFLPLLLLLFVDKISVKKLMIALGLGVGLTAFNYIFGQSLDASKYVTSTMLFVYIVIIIGMVWSIRFKTISPHNYRKILRFFYLVIGIIVMIAALEMAQIILTGGSSLMEIISKYLIYSNSYVLNFIKFGGKRTTALYFEPAFFALALISIWLSIKQFGIKTPKSDAMILAGIVLSGSFSGVMTFILFYLLEWAFQYLNKEAIKKKLPLAIISLSVFLVGVVFAFPYISERLGDLGTEGSSSYYRIIGPLVMVGYSLTHIDGVVRFGSLYEYVASFGIFNGADVGKTIDNGLYLLIIYFSWFAVLLTAWYLFKVFKMTISAFGDNQNFRVQLYLFTPVSLFFTGSIFSPEYAFLIVCPFILRKALNITHS from the coding sequence ATGTCTCGTTCTATCAGAATCTGTAGCTATCTGCTGCTGCCGCTGATCTACCTGCTGGTCAACGTCAAAATTGCCCAGCTGGGTGAGAGCTTCCCCATCACCATCGTCACTTTTTTACCGCTGCTGCTGTTGCTGTTTGTCGACAAGATCAGCGTGAAAAAGTTGATGATTGCGCTGGGATTGGGCGTCGGGCTGACGGCCTTTAACTACATCTTTGGTCAGTCGCTGGACGCCAGCAAATATGTCACCTCTACCATGCTGTTCGTCTATATCGTGATCATTATCGGGATGGTGTGGAGTATTCGTTTTAAAACTATCTCGCCGCACAATTATCGGAAGATCCTCAGGTTCTTTTATCTGGTCATCGGCATCATTGTTATGATAGCGGCGCTGGAGATGGCGCAAATTATTTTGACGGGCGGCAGTAGCCTGATGGAAATAATTTCGAAATATCTTATTTACAGTAATAGCTATGTACTGAATTTCATTAAATTTGGCGGCAAGCGTACCACGGCACTCTATTTCGAACCGGCATTCTTCGCTCTGGCGTTAATCTCAATTTGGCTCAGCATCAAACAGTTTGGTATCAAAACGCCCAAGAGCGATGCTATGATTCTTGCAGGAATAGTCCTGTCTGGATCGTTCTCCGGGGTAATGACCTTTATTCTTTTTTACCTCCTGGAGTGGGCGTTCCAGTATCTGAATAAAGAGGCCATCAAGAAAAAGTTACCTTTGGCGATCATTTCATTGTCAGTGTTTCTGGTCGGGGTGGTATTCGCCTTCCCGTATATTTCCGAGCGTCTGGGTGATTTAGGAACCGAAGGATCGTCATCCTATTACCGTATTATCGGTCCACTGGTGATGGTGGGTTACTCTTTAACCCATATTGATGGCGTTGTCAGATTTGGCTCACTTTATGAATATGTCGCATCATTCGGAATCTTTAACGGTGCGGATGTCGGAAAAACCATAGACAATGGCTTGTATCTGCTGATTATTTATTTTTCCTGGTTCGCAGTGTTATTAACGGCGTGGTATCTGTTCAAAGTTTTCAAAATGACGATCAGCGCCTTTGGTGATAATCAGAATTTTCGCGTACAGCTTTATCTTTTTACGCCGGTGTCGCTGTTTTTTACCGGGTCAATATTTAGCCCGGAGTACGCATTCTTAATTGTTTGCCCGTTTATTTTGCGCAAGGCGCTTAATATTACGCATTCATAA
- a CDS encoding GDP-L-fucose synthase family protein, with product MSKQRIFVAGHRGMVGSAIVRQLEQRGNVELVLRNRDELNLLDAGAVQAFFAEQRIDQVYLAAAKVGGIVANNTYPADFIYENMMIESNIIHAAHLHNVNKLLFLGSSCIYPKMAKQPIAESELLQGTLEATNEPYAIAKIAGIKLCESYNRQYGRDYRSVMPTNLYGPNDNFHPSNSHVIPALLRRFHEATVSNAPEVVVWGSGTPMREFLHVDDMAAASIHVMELAREVWQENTEPMLSHINVGTGVDCTIRELAETIAQVVGYKGRVAFDASKPDGTPRKLLDVTRLHQLGWFHEVTLAAGLASTYQWFLENQQRFRG from the coding sequence ATGAGCAAACAACGAATTTTTGTTGCCGGTCATCGCGGGATGGTGGGTTCCGCAATTGTCCGCCAGCTGGAACAGCGCGGCAACGTTGAACTGGTGCTGCGCAACCGTGATGAACTGAACCTGCTGGATGCGGGCGCGGTACAGGCCTTCTTTGCCGAACAGCGTATCGATCAGGTCTATCTGGCGGCGGCAAAAGTGGGCGGTATTGTTGCAAACAATACCTATCCGGCGGACTTCATCTACGAAAACATGATGATCGAGAGCAACATCATTCACGCTGCGCATCTGCATAACGTGAACAAGCTGCTGTTCCTCGGATCCTCCTGTATCTATCCGAAGATGGCGAAACAGCCGATCGCCGAGAGCGAGCTGCTGCAGGGCACCCTTGAAGCCACCAACGAGCCCTACGCCATCGCCAAGATTGCCGGGATCAAGCTGTGCGAGTCCTATAACCGCCAGTACGGTCGCGACTATCGCTCGGTGATGCCGACCAACCTGTACGGCCCGAACGATAACTTCCACCCGAGCAACTCGCACGTGATCCCGGCGCTGCTGCGTCGTTTTCACGAGGCGACCGTCAGCAACGCGCCGGAAGTGGTGGTGTGGGGCAGCGGCACGCCGATGCGCGAGTTCCTGCACGTGGATGATATGGCTGCCGCCAGCATTCACGTGATGGAGCTGGCCCGCGAGGTGTGGCAGGAGAACACCGAGCCGATGCTGTCGCACATCAACGTCGGCACCGGGGTGGACTGCACCATTCGCGAGCTGGCCGAGACCATCGCTCAGGTGGTGGGATACAAGGGGCGCGTGGCCTTCGATGCCAGCAAACCCGACGGCACGCCGCGCAAGCTGCTGGATGTGACTCGTCTGCATCAGCTGGGCTGGTTCCATGAGGTGACGCTGGCCGCAGGGCTGGCCAGCACTTACCAGTGGTTCCTGGAAAACCAGCAGCGCTTCCGGGGGTAG
- a CDS encoding GDP-mannose mannosyl hydrolase, which translates to MFLSQEDFATVVRSTPLISIDLVVENERGEFLLGQRTNRPAQGYWFVPGGRVQKDETLENAFARLTEAELGLRLPMTAGQFYGVWQHFYDDNFSGTGFTTHYVVIGYRLQVNQADLRLPDSQHDDYRWLKPDALLASDNVHDNSRAYFLDQVGVPGL; encoded by the coding sequence ATGTTTTTAAGTCAGGAAGATTTTGCCACTGTGGTGCGTTCCACGCCGCTGATCTCCATCGATTTGGTTGTGGAGAACGAGCGGGGCGAGTTCCTGCTCGGGCAGCGTACCAACCGTCCGGCGCAGGGCTACTGGTTCGTGCCGGGGGGGCGGGTGCAGAAAGACGAGACGCTGGAAAATGCTTTCGCGCGTCTCACTGAGGCGGAGCTGGGGCTGCGCCTGCCGATGACGGCGGGGCAGTTCTACGGGGTCTGGCAGCACTTCTATGACGACAACTTTTCCGGCACCGGTTTCACCACCCACTACGTGGTGATCGGGTATCGCCTGCAGGTGAATCAGGCAGACCTGCGTCTGCCTGATTCCCAACACGACGACTACCGCTGGCTGAAACCGGACGCCCTGCTGGCAAGCGATAACGTGCATGACAACAGCCGGGCCTATTTCCTGGATCAGGTTGGGGTACCGGGACTATGA
- the wcaC gene encoding colanic acid biosynthesis glycosyltransferase WcaC encodes MNILQFNVRLAEGGAAGVALDLHQRALQKGLQSRFIYGYGKGGKKSVSHDRYPQVVKHTPRLTSVANIALFRLFNRDLFGNLNNLYRTVTRTPGPVVLHFHVLHSYWLKLEEVVAFCQKVQAHKPDTTFVWTLHDHWSVTGRCAFTDGCEGWKDNCQKCPTLGNYPPVKVDRAHQLVAGKRQLFRDMLALGCQFISPSQHVADAFNSLYGAGRCRIINNGIDVATEAILAELTPVAVTPSKPKIAVVAHDLRYDGKTNQQLVRQIMALGDKVELHTFGKFSPFDGANVINHGFETDKRKLMSALNGMDALVFSSRVDNYPLILCEALSIGVPVIATHSDAAREVLEKSGGKTFSENEVLPLVQLSKAEIAQAVFGTDLESFRTRSRQAYSGQQMLEEYVSFYQNL; translated from the coding sequence ATGAATATTCTGCAATTTAACGTGCGTCTCGCCGAGGGCGGGGCGGCAGGGGTGGCGCTGGATCTGCACCAGCGCGCGCTGCAAAAAGGGCTCCAGTCGCGCTTTATCTACGGCTACGGCAAGGGCGGCAAGAAGAGCGTCAGCCACGACCGCTACCCGCAGGTGGTGAAACACACCCCGCGGCTGACCTCGGTGGCGAATATTGCGCTGTTCCGTCTGTTTAACCGCGATCTTTTCGGCAACCTTAACAACCTGTATCGCACCGTGACCCGCACGCCGGGCCCGGTAGTGCTGCATTTCCACGTGCTGCACAGCTACTGGTTGAAGCTGGAGGAGGTGGTGGCCTTCTGTCAAAAGGTGCAGGCGCACAAGCCCGATACCACCTTCGTCTGGACCCTGCACGATCACTGGAGCGTCACCGGTCGCTGCGCCTTTACCGACGGCTGCGAAGGCTGGAAAGACAATTGCCAGAAGTGCCCGACGCTCGGCAACTATCCCCCGGTGAAGGTGGATCGCGCCCACCAGCTGGTGGCGGGTAAACGCCAGCTGTTCCGCGACATGCTGGCGCTCGGCTGCCAGTTTATCTCCCCCAGCCAGCATGTGGCCGACGCCTTTAACAGCCTGTACGGGGCAGGGCGCTGCCGGATCATCAATAACGGTATTGACGTGGCGACGGAAGCCATTCTGGCGGAGCTGACGCCGGTCGCCGTCACGCCGAGCAAACCGAAAATCGCGGTGGTGGCCCACGACCTGCGCTACGACGGCAAAACCAACCAGCAGCTGGTGCGCCAGATCATGGCCCTTGGCGATAAGGTCGAACTGCACACCTTCGGCAAGTTTTCGCCCTTTGACGGCGCCAACGTGATCAACCACGGCTTCGAAACCGACAAGCGCAAGCTGATGAGCGCCCTGAACGGTATGGACGCGCTGGTGTTCAGTTCCCGGGTTGATAACTACCCGCTGATCCTGTGCGAGGCGCTTTCCATCGGGGTGCCGGTGATCGCTACCCACAGTGACGCCGCCCGGGAAGTGCTGGAGAAATCAGGGGGCAAAACCTTCAGTGAAAACGAGGTGCTGCCGCTGGTGCAGCTGTCGAAGGCGGAGATCGCCCAGGCGGTTTTTGGCACTGACCTGGAATCGTTCCGCACCCGCAGCCGCCAGGCCTACAGTGGACAACAGATGCTGGAGGAGTATGTCTCGTTCTATCAGAATCTGTAG
- the wcaI gene encoding colanic acid biosynthesis fucosyltransferase WcaI has product MKILVYGINYSPELTGIGKYTGEMVEWMARQGHEVRVITAPPYYPEWKVGERYSSWRYRREEGAATVWRCPLYVPKQPSTLKRLIHLGSFALSSFFPLMAQRRWKPDRIIGVVPTLFCTPGMRLLGKLSGARTLLHIQDYEVDAMLGLGMAGKGKGGKVAKLASAFERSGLHNVDYVSTISRSMMNKAQEKGVAAEKVIFFPNWSEVARFRDITPEDVAALRAQLGLAEAQKIVLYSGNIGEKQGLENVIDAAAALSDKPWQFVIVGQGGGKARLEKMARERGLQNVQFFPLQSYDALPALLKMADCHLVVQKRGAADAVLPSKLTNILAVGGNAVITAEAHTELGQLCDTLPGIAVCVEPESVPALVAGIEQALTMPKENRVARDYAERTLEKENVLSQFIADIRG; this is encoded by the coding sequence ATGAAGATCCTCGTGTACGGCATTAACTACTCTCCCGAACTGACCGGTATCGGCAAATACACCGGCGAGATGGTGGAGTGGATGGCCAGACAGGGTCATGAGGTGCGGGTCATTACGGCCCCGCCTTACTACCCGGAATGGAAAGTGGGCGAGCGCTATTCAAGCTGGCGCTACCGCCGTGAAGAGGGGGCTGCCACCGTCTGGCGCTGCCCGCTGTACGTGCCTAAGCAGCCCTCAACCTTAAAGCGTTTGATTCACCTGGGCAGCTTTGCCCTGAGCAGTTTCTTCCCGCTGATGGCGCAACGTCGCTGGAAGCCGGATCGCATTATCGGCGTGGTGCCGACCCTGTTTTGTACCCCGGGCATGCGCCTGCTGGGCAAACTCTCCGGGGCCCGCACCCTGCTGCACATTCAGGATTATGAAGTGGACGCCATGCTCGGTCTGGGCATGGCGGGCAAAGGCAAAGGCGGCAAAGTCGCGAAACTGGCCAGCGCCTTCGAGCGCAGCGGCCTGCACAACGTGGATTATGTCTCGACCATCTCCCGCTCAATGATGAACAAGGCGCAGGAGAAGGGCGTGGCGGCAGAGAAGGTGATCTTCTTCCCTAACTGGTCTGAAGTGGCGCGTTTTCGCGACATCACGCCTGAAGACGTGGCGGCGCTGCGCGCACAGCTGGGTCTGGCTGAAGCGCAAAAGATTGTGCTCTATTCCGGCAATATCGGTGAGAAGCAGGGGCTGGAGAACGTCATCGACGCCGCCGCAGCGCTCAGCGATAAGCCCTGGCAGTTTGTGATTGTCGGCCAGGGGGGCGGCAAAGCGCGGCTGGAGAAAATGGCCCGCGAGCGCGGCCTGCAGAATGTTCAGTTTTTCCCGCTGCAGTCTTACGACGCCTTACCGGCGCTGCTGAAGATGGCCGACTGCCATCTCGTGGTGCAGAAGCGCGGCGCGGCGGATGCGGTTCTGCCCTCCAAGCTGACCAACATTCTGGCGGTGGGCGGCAACGCAGTGATCACTGCCGAAGCCCATACCGAGCTGGGCCAGCTGTGCGACACCCTGCCGGGGATCGCCGTGTGCGTGGAGCCCGAGTCGGTGCCCGCGCTAGTAGCCGGGATTGAACAGGCGCTGACGATGCCCAAAGAGAACAGGGTCGCCCGTGACTATGCCGAACGCACGCTCGAGAAAGAGAACGTGCTGAGCCAGTTTATTGCAGATATTCGGGGATAA